One window from the genome of Nitrosospira multiformis encodes:
- a CDS encoding filamentous haemagglutinin family protein, whose protein sequence is MNRKLYRLIFSTGLSMLVPAAETVRSRGKAGSGAALLTGLLLAELLLSASAQAELPVPCAGGSCGGGIPDFVTAGQANYHVHDHQAIVNQVGDKAILNWESFNVSPGHSVQFQQVESLAAQNLVQGANFTTLNRVWDNDPSVIAGILSQAVGQNANIILVNTNGIAFMGSSQVNLGSFTASSLDIADSFILNSFLTTQKTTPQFEGTGGFIKVFEGARITAGSQGRVMLIAPTVINKGTVAAPDGQVIAAAGTRVFLRSASAEPKDVNVRGLLVEVDSPAGLADFETANTGVKDGKLDGQTVALKESALDKLGHVTNLGELSTPRGNVTMVGYAVNQQGIARATTSVIANGSVYLLAKDAATGQDNSTRGGRAVLGAGSLTEVLPDVSDSTGVLDGLTGTGLVLSSQVKVVGQDVRMEGGAAINAPAGEVNFIAVDNPSLLFTNDPVTQMFDAPVSDAARVHIASGARINVAGLENVAVSTARNGVEVELRGDELKDSPVNRDGPLRSQKVFVDINRALANANAGKPTLIAKDSLQSYQARLERSVAERSTEGGTVRVSSQGEAIIESGAVIDLSGGSLNYTPASVPTTLLMSRGVLTDIANARADVRYDGIATRYVQDFGRWNIKEVIDLGQSFNYDPGYAEGKNAGALEVIGLRASVMQADIQGRTIVGEVQRDLGIMPAGARLRVGYDPVAAPLLGGSIEFKLNQLVELSSSGALLPAGFKFGDALSSDLINTLSLNPALLGKDKVANLEVFSNKAVAVREVLRVPQGGSVHITAEGISVGADIEAPSGSIVLDAHRNELPGRSPDPLNVVVADGVVLSARGAWVNELRGVPTGSGEVALVHGGKIMLTAVDNVALGQNTLLDVTGGGRLRVDGRGSVIAGDGGEISLSGHAVSGVTEENMHGYGIGKGGMLTVFSNKIRIGGTPDSTAGTVNLGAGFFERGGFADVNLAGIDNVTLSEGVRIKPAVLSLELQPDYTLRSSGGRVEDFTRQVKLDDLVRQPANLSLTAKNTADGTGDLSIGTGARIEADPRANITLSAGRLLDIQGSISAPGGSIAATLDHDQSFDFNASNSLWLGKQAVLDVSGAALTFLDNNRLTQGEVLNGGTVALNAQYGYVVAEAGSSIKMAGAAPVRLDILNEAGGLGQWVGSDAGSLGIIAREGILLDGTLLAQAGGVFNRGGTFDLVLGLEDVGDALTKGFPLGERVLSLAPAVAPLAGGLAPGAAIPGGLNGQAKVGTTALETAGFDRITLKSRDAIRLEDNLNLGANRALSLKEVVLDAPRIETAGGNAALKAETLRLGNYDINRVDVVNTPVAGSGTLKAAAQLLELAGNLTLTGMARAELNGTQEVRLSGVSSGGLPRPTGTLASASDLLFSGAVIAPTTYSQINIQAPGQTVAFSRNTLPPSLPLSALGSLTVTAANIVQDGNVWAPFGQLAFNATDTLTFKEGSLTSISATPGSLISFGMLVNGRSWVYRPDSNEIPQSGLTEKSIRTQAANIDMQAGATLDLAGGGDLQAYEFSVGPGGSRDILNDAHTYAILPGYASGFAPGDRQESTGFDRAAGDAVYLSGIPGLPAGVYTLLPAHYALLPGAYAVRLHTDVHNLLPGQAYSRQDGTQVVPGYVTDSRAPVGGPRDALWSGFEVLTREQVLQRSEITLTRASDFFAANPVRPQDGGLLSIDTAGGLQLDALFKLGAAGGGRGAAVDISAFKIAITNGTSSGTQGIDPLATRIAASTLNAMGAASLFLGGTRSLALGSASTLLTVNAEEVILANDANHALKGDEIILAAKDTLTLKAGSAIETQDPTPGAGGDANNTNRYETAGNGALVRVASTSASFSRTGSPDRSVGTLAGETGSTIRSANSITLDATLQNAFTGTTLFADDKGNPVAGNLTIGATRVNFGNASAGAEGLIFSQAELDSLNSLNSLTLTSYTTFDLYGDVSVGGVNAEGKPTLQALNLSGAGLAGLNNGGKTANLRATSIVLSNPAAAVFTAGSTPSNGVLAIQADKLVLGEGAKAIQGFSQVDIRANELIGRGSGSTDIAAATANLNVARLSGELGANQTLTTTGSLSVADTAADRALAPVTALGARWALSGTDLMFDTEAILPSGQLQLTATSGNLTLGANAVASAAGRSVAFFDVERASPGGTVELASDNGNVVVQTGAQVNVSASPGGDAGKVIVRAANGTADIAAGSLQGAALANAGGVRGEGGRFDLDVAALTDFSALNTALNQGVFDGARTLRVRTGDVSLAATDTVKAKDIHIAVDGGKLDVAGHVDASGGDAGNIRLYAKNDVTVLASAKLDAYATGNGKHGGEVEIGTTAGRLNLAAGSTLDVHGGSGAQASEGGEVLLRAPRTGGGAGSDVAVGSINSNISGARSVVVEAVKVYDNITTLTGSGASSGTTLSLDTVNTDNTSFASHAAAITSRLGKAGDPVFHVRTGVEVRSAGDLALSNNWNLAARPAGEEPGMLTLRAAGNLNLDNNLSDGFNVATPFSSGTTPATLLPGDSWGYRLVAGADAEAANPLAVRAGSGDVTLAAGKLVRTGTGDIRIAAGRDIRLADEKAVIYTAGRIADLANGFVVPANAQFSQGGGDVSLAAAGDIVGIPSKQLYSNWLFRQGKLNDATGEYTLQPAWWVRFDQFQQGIGALGGGNVTLTAGGKVENVSASTPTQARMMATAPDAGQLVKTGGGDVRVETGGDLLGGQYYADRGGLVLKAGGKVDSGQDVSGSPLYTILALGDAQARVQAQGDVNIHTVLNPHLVVQSSGNSAVFNINNANNPGWSLFSTYGADSGVDMQSLDGKVALHNGGGGSTDIASNQGAYSKNQGPNGPGLNFGISGSRWRPTLLSLLPPNLSATAFQNDIFLNDGNTDIVLSPSARAQLTLLAANSINIPASIVMSDRDPALIPDAIRPGTEYTQFPTTQLRPEDVVLTHAAVPVHTGDTQPARVYAVAGDIRGNQEGPPNLDLAKAVRVRAGQDVRDVGILAQHANAGDLSQVVAGRDVAFISGNARTDNAKIWVGGLGRLEVTAGRNIDLGTSAGIVSRGDLDNAELPRGGADIHVAAGVGAQGIDYTGAVDRLAAELEKAGSNPDDALLWQARWLVGNADLNGADALAAVQAVQALDADTQRGMVREMVYTALLVTGRDTNNPNSPFAGDFERGYATLDLVFPGMREKNDDGSFKNYQGEINLFASRIKTERGGNIEFMVPGGDLIVGLSNTPAVLVDTGNDVLGMLTVADGNVRGFTRNNILVNQSRILTVGGGDVLLWSSEGDIDAGKGKKTATAVPPPIIKVDSQGNVTQELQGAASGSGIGALSSGGKVAGDIDLIAPKGTVNAGDAGIRANNLNIAASVVLGADNIAVAGTSTGTPVADASAVSATTSGAASQGDDVSKATAALSQNLSDAARTADAMRKIKPTFISAEVIGRGE, encoded by the coding sequence ATGAATCGCAAACTATACAGACTAATTTTCAGCACCGGCCTGAGCATGCTGGTACCCGCGGCGGAAACCGTACGCAGCCGTGGCAAGGCGGGAAGTGGCGCCGCGCTGCTGACAGGGTTGTTACTGGCAGAGTTACTGCTGAGTGCGTCGGCGCAGGCCGAGTTGCCCGTGCCTTGTGCGGGCGGCAGTTGCGGCGGCGGGATACCGGATTTCGTCACCGCCGGGCAGGCAAATTATCATGTCCATGACCACCAGGCCATTGTTAACCAGGTGGGCGACAAGGCCATTCTCAATTGGGAAAGTTTTAATGTCAGCCCCGGCCATTCGGTGCAGTTCCAGCAGGTAGAGAGCCTCGCCGCACAGAATCTGGTGCAGGGCGCGAACTTCACCACGCTCAACCGCGTCTGGGACAATGATCCCAGCGTGATCGCCGGCATCCTCAGCCAGGCAGTTGGGCAGAATGCAAATATCATCCTGGTCAACACCAATGGCATCGCTTTCATGGGTTCCTCGCAGGTGAACCTCGGCAGCTTCACCGCCAGCAGTCTGGATATTGCCGACAGCTTCATCCTTAATTCCTTCCTGACCACGCAGAAGACGACCCCGCAATTTGAGGGCACGGGTGGTTTCATCAAGGTGTTCGAGGGCGCACGCATCACGGCGGGCAGCCAGGGCCGGGTGATGCTGATCGCGCCGACAGTGATCAATAAAGGCACGGTGGCAGCGCCCGACGGACAGGTGATCGCGGCGGCGGGCACCAGGGTGTTTTTGCGTTCGGCTTCGGCTGAACCCAAAGATGTCAATGTGCGCGGCCTGCTGGTGGAAGTGGACAGCCCGGCCGGCCTCGCTGATTTCGAAACGGCCAACACTGGTGTCAAGGATGGCAAGCTGGATGGCCAGACCGTGGCACTGAAAGAGTCTGCCTTGGACAAGCTCGGCCATGTCACCAATCTGGGCGAGCTGAGCACGCCGCGCGGCAACGTCACCATGGTGGGATATGCGGTCAACCAGCAGGGCATCGCACGGGCGACGACCTCGGTAATTGCCAATGGCTCGGTGTACCTGCTGGCGAAGGATGCGGCAACGGGGCAGGACAATTCCACGCGTGGTGGCCGCGCGGTACTCGGCGCCGGCAGCCTGACCGAGGTATTGCCGGACGTATCCGACTCTACTGGCGTGCTGGATGGGCTGACCGGCACCGGACTGGTACTCTCCTCCCAGGTGAAAGTGGTGGGGCAGGATGTGCGGATGGAGGGCGGCGCGGCGATCAATGCGCCGGCGGGTGAAGTGAATTTCATCGCTGTGGACAATCCCAGCTTGCTATTTACCAATGATCCGGTCACGCAGATGTTTGATGCGCCCGTCTCTGATGCTGCCCGTGTTCATATTGCCAGCGGTGCGCGCATCAATGTGGCCGGATTGGAAAATGTGGCTGTTTCCACGGCGCGCAATGGGGTGGAAGTCGAACTGCGGGGGGATGAGCTGAAAGACTCTCCGGTCAATCGCGACGGCCCGCTTCGCAGTCAGAAGGTTTTTGTCGATATCAATCGTGCCCTGGCCAACGCTAACGCGGGTAAACCCACGCTCATCGCCAAGGACAGTCTGCAATCCTATCAGGCGCGCCTGGAACGGAGCGTGGCCGAACGCTCGACCGAGGGGGGGACTGTGCGTGTAAGCTCTCAGGGCGAGGCCATCATCGAATCCGGCGCGGTGATTGACCTGTCGGGCGGCAGCCTGAATTATACTCCGGCCAGCGTGCCTACCACGCTGCTCATGTCCCGTGGCGTATTGACCGACATCGCCAATGCCCGCGCTGATGTGCGTTATGACGGCATTGCCACCCGCTATGTGCAGGACTTCGGCCGCTGGAACATAAAAGAGGTGATCGACCTGGGGCAGAGCTTCAACTATGACCCCGGCTATGCCGAGGGCAAGAATGCCGGCGCACTGGAAGTTATCGGTCTGCGGGCGAGCGTGATGCAGGCTGATATTCAGGGCCGCACCATCGTTGGCGAAGTACAGCGCGACCTTGGCATCATGCCTGCTGGCGCGCGTTTGAGGGTGGGCTACGACCCAGTGGCTGCTCCCCTTCTCGGGGGAAGTATTGAATTCAAACTTAACCAGTTGGTCGAGTTGAGCAGCAGCGGCGCCCTCCTGCCGGCGGGATTCAAGTTTGGCGATGCGTTATCATCCGATCTCATCAATACCCTAAGCCTCAATCCCGCATTGCTAGGCAAGGATAAAGTTGCCAACCTGGAAGTTTTCAGTAACAAGGCGGTGGCAGTGCGTGAAGTTCTGCGTGTCCCGCAGGGAGGCAGCGTGCATATCACGGCGGAGGGTATATCGGTCGGCGCCGATATCGAGGCCCCAAGCGGCTCGATTGTGCTCGATGCACATAGAAACGAGCTACCCGGTCGCTCACCAGATCCATTAAATGTTGTGGTGGCCGATGGCGTGGTGCTGTCGGCACGAGGGGCCTGGGTGAATGAATTACGCGGCGTGCCGACGGGTTCGGGCGAGGTCGCACTGGTGCATGGCGGTAAAATCATGCTTACCGCGGTTGACAATGTTGCGCTGGGACAAAACACGCTGCTGGATGTCACTGGCGGCGGCCGGCTCAGGGTCGATGGCCGCGGCAGTGTCATCGCCGGCGATGGCGGCGAGATCAGCCTGTCGGGCCACGCAGTGTCGGGTGTCACCGAGGAGAATATGCATGGCTACGGCATCGGCAAAGGTGGCATGCTGACTGTTTTCAGCAATAAAATCCGGATCGGCGGCACGCCGGACAGCACTGCCGGCACGGTCAACCTGGGCGCCGGATTTTTTGAGCGTGGCGGGTTTGCCGATGTCAATCTTGCGGGGATTGACAATGTGACCTTATCCGAGGGTGTCCGGATCAAGCCGGCTGTCCTTAGCCTGGAATTGCAGCCTGACTATACCCTGCGCTCCAGCGGCGGCAGGGTGGAGGATTTTACCCGCCAGGTAAAGCTGGATGACCTGGTGCGCCAACCAGCGAATTTGAGCCTGACGGCAAAAAATACCGCGGATGGGACGGGTGATTTGTCGATCGGCACGGGCGCACGCATCGAGGCCGATCCCAGGGCAAACATCACGCTGTCGGCCGGGCGCCTGCTGGATATACAAGGGAGCATCAGCGCGCCCGGCGGCAGCATTGCGGCGACGCTCGATCATGACCAGAGCTTTGATTTCAATGCAAGCAATAGTCTGTGGCTGGGCAAGCAGGCGGTTCTCGATGTATCAGGCGCAGCGCTGACTTTTCTTGACAACAATCGCCTTACACAGGGCGAAGTGCTGAATGGTGGCACCGTTGCTTTGAATGCACAATATGGCTATGTTGTGGCTGAGGCGGGTTCGAGTATCAAGATGGCGGGGGCTGCGCCGGTACGGCTGGATATTCTGAATGAGGCGGGGGGGCTGGGGCAGTGGGTGGGCAGCGACGCGGGTTCGCTCGGTATTATCGCACGCGAGGGAATTCTGCTGGACGGGACCCTGCTGGCGCAGGCGGGTGGTGTATTCAATCGCGGTGGAACGTTTGACCTTGTTCTGGGACTTGAAGATGTGGGTGATGCGCTCACTAAAGGCTTTCCACTTGGAGAGCGCGTGCTGAGTCTGGCACCGGCAGTGGCGCCGCTGGCAGGCGGACTGGCTCCGGGCGCCGCCATCCCCGGCGGGTTGAACGGGCAGGCAAAGGTTGGCACTACAGCGCTGGAAACGGCAGGTTTCGATCGCATCACACTCAAAAGCCGCGACGCTATCCGGCTGGAAGACAATCTGAATCTGGGCGCCAATCGGGCATTATCATTGAAAGAGGTAGTGCTCGACGCGCCGCGTATCGAAACGGCGGGAGGGAATGCCGCACTGAAGGCGGAGACCCTGCGATTGGGAAATTACGACATAAACCGTGTGGATGTGGTCAACACGCCGGTTGCCGGCAGCGGCACACTCAAGGCGGCTGCACAATTGCTGGAACTCGCGGGCAACCTGACCCTGACCGGCATGGCACGCGCCGAACTGAACGGCACCCAGGAAGTCAGGCTGTCGGGGGTAAGCAGCGGCGGCTTGCCGCGTCCGACAGGCACGCTCGCGAGCGCGTCCGATCTGCTTTTCAGCGGTGCGGTGATCGCCCCCACAACCTATAGCCAGATCAACATCCAGGCGCCGGGGCAAACGGTTGCATTCAGCCGCAATACCCTGCCGCCATCACTGCCGCTATCCGCCCTGGGCAGCCTTACGGTTACGGCCGCGAATATCGTGCAGGACGGCAATGTGTGGGCGCCGTTCGGCCAACTCGCTTTCAACGCCACCGATACCTTGACGTTCAAGGAAGGCAGCCTGACCTCGATCTCCGCCACGCCCGGCAGCCTGATTTCGTTTGGCATGCTGGTGAATGGCCGCAGCTGGGTGTACAGGCCCGACTCGAACGAAATCCCGCAGTCTGGCTTGACCGAAAAATCCATACGCACCCAGGCGGCGAATATCGACATGCAGGCTGGCGCAACTCTGGATCTCGCCGGCGGCGGCGACTTGCAGGCCTACGAGTTCAGCGTGGGTCCAGGGGGGTCGCGCGATATCCTGAACGATGCCCATACCTATGCCATCCTGCCGGGCTATGCGAGCGGATTCGCCCCAGGCGACAGGCAGGAGAGCACTGGTTTCGACCGCGCGGCGGGGGATGCCGTGTATCTCTCCGGCATACCGGGTCTGCCGGCAGGTGTGTACACCTTGCTGCCCGCGCACTATGCACTGCTGCCCGGCGCGTATGCGGTAAGGCTGCACACGGACGTGCATAACCTGTTGCCGGGTCAGGCTTACAGCAGGCAGGATGGCACCCAGGTCGTGCCGGGTTATGTCACGGACAGCCGGGCACCGGTAGGGGGGCCGCGTGACGCCTTGTGGAGCGGATTTGAAGTGCTGACCCGTGAGCAGGTTTTGCAGCGGTCGGAAATTACGCTGACCCGTGCTTCGGACTTTTTCGCCGCCAACCCTGTTCGCCCGCAGGACGGTGGGCTTCTCTCCATCGATACCGCGGGCGGGCTGCAGCTGGATGCCCTTTTCAAACTGGGCGCGGCCGGGGGCGGCCGGGGGGCGGCGGTGGATATCAGCGCGTTTAAAATCGCCATCACCAACGGCACGTCGTCCGGAACGCAGGGAATCGATCCGCTGGCCACGCGTATCGCGGCCAGCACGCTCAACGCCATGGGTGCGGCCAGCCTGTTCCTGGGTGGCACGCGCAGCCTCGCCCTGGGTAGCGCCAGCACACTCCTCACGGTTAATGCCGAGGAGGTGATATTGGCCAACGACGCCAATCACGCCCTGAAGGGCGACGAAATCATCCTGGCGGCGAAGGATACCCTGACGCTGAAAGCCGGTAGCGCTATCGAGACGCAAGACCCTACGCCCGGTGCGGGGGGCGATGCGAATAACACAAATCGCTACGAAACCGCCGGCAATGGCGCCCTGGTACGGGTCGCGTCAACGTCCGCCAGCTTTTCGCGTACCGGTAGCCCGGATCGCAGCGTGGGTACGCTGGCGGGTGAAACCGGCAGCACGATCCGTTCGGCAAATTCGATCACGCTGGACGCCACACTGCAGAATGCGTTTACGGGCACCACCCTTTTTGCTGACGATAAGGGTAATCCGGTCGCCGGAAATTTGACAATAGGCGCGACCCGCGTCAATTTTGGCAATGCGTCGGCGGGTGCCGAAGGCCTGATATTCAGCCAGGCGGAACTGGACAGCCTGAACAGCCTGAATTCGTTGACGCTGACAAGTTACACCACCTTTGATCTGTATGGCGATGTCAGCGTGGGCGGTGTGAATGCCGAGGGCAAGCCGACTCTGCAAGCCTTGAATCTGTCGGGTGCCGGGCTGGCCGGGCTGAACAACGGCGGTAAAACCGCAAATCTGCGCGCAACCAGCATCGTACTCTCCAACCCGGCGGCAGCGGTATTCACCGCCGGTAGCACACCCAGCAACGGCGTACTGGCGATCCAGGCGGACAAACTGGTGCTGGGCGAAGGCGCCAAAGCCATCCAGGGATTTTCCCAGGTCGACATCCGCGCCAATGAACTCATCGGGCGCGGCTCGGGCAGCACCGATATCGCCGCCGCAACTGCAAACCTGAATGTCGCGCGCCTCAGTGGCGAGCTGGGGGCCAACCAGACCCTGACCACAACCGGCTCGCTCAGCGTAGCCGACACGGCGGCAGACCGTGCGCTCGCGCCAGTGACTGCGCTGGGGGCGAGATGGGCGCTGTCGGGCACGGATTTGATGTTCGATACCGAGGCCATCTTGCCCTCGGGGCAGCTCCAACTGACAGCGACGTCCGGCAATCTTACGCTGGGCGCGAACGCGGTAGCGAGCGCTGCCGGACGTTCGGTGGCTTTTTTCGACGTCGAGCGCGCCTCGCCCGGCGGTACCGTCGAGCTGGCCAGCGATAACGGAAACGTGGTGGTGCAAACCGGCGCCCAGGTGAATGTCTCCGCGTCGCCGGGCGGCGACGCGGGCAAGGTGATCGTGCGCGCAGCCAATGGTACGGCGGACATAGCAGCCGGCAGTTTGCAGGGCGCGGCCCTGGCGAATGCTGGCGGCGTCCGGGGCGAGGGCGGGCGCTTCGACCTGGATGTGGCTGCGCTGACCGACTTCTCCGCGCTGAACACGGCGCTCAACCAGGGCGTATTCGATGGCGCGAGGACGCTGCGTGTGCGCACCGGCGATGTCAGCCTGGCTGCAACCGATACGGTCAAGGCCAAGGACATCCATATTGCCGTGGATGGCGGCAAGCTCGATGTCGCGGGGCATGTCGATGCCTCGGGTGGCGATGCGGGCAACATCCGTCTTTATGCAAAGAACGATGTAACGGTGCTGGCAAGTGCAAAGCTGGATGCCTACGCCACCGGCAATGGTAAGCATGGCGGTGAAGTGGAAATCGGCACCACCGCAGGGAGGCTGAATCTCGCTGCGGGCAGTACCCTGGACGTGCATGGAGGTAGTGGCGCCCAGGCGAGCGAGGGAGGAGAGGTGTTGCTGCGCGCACCCCGCACCGGCGGCGGCGCAGGCAGCGACGTGGCGGTGGGCAGCATCAACAGCAACATCAGCGGTGCTCGATCAGTAGTGGTCGAAGCGGTCAAGGTCTACGACAATATTACCACCCTTACCGGTAGCGGTGCGAGCAGCGGCACGACGCTGAGCCTGGATACGGTGAACACCGACAACACCAGCTTCGCGTCTCACGCTGCCGCGATAACCTCGCGGCTGGGCAAGGCCGGCGATCCTGTCTTCCATGTGCGCACCGGGGTTGAAGTGCGTTCGGCCGGAGACCTCGCGCTCAGCAATAACTGGAATCTCGCCGCCCGCCCCGCGGGGGAAGAGCCGGGCATGCTGACCCTGCGGGCGGCGGGCAACCTCAATCTCGATAACAATCTGTCGGATGGATTTAATGTGGCGACGCCATTCAGCAGCGGCACCACGCCGGCTACGCTGTTGCCTGGTGATTCCTGGGGTTACCGGCTGGTTGCGGGAGCGGATGCCGAGGCGGCCAATCCGCTGGCGGTCAGGGCGGGCAGCGGTGACGTCACGTTGGCGGCAGGCAAGCTCGTGCGCACCGGCACCGGTGACATCCGCATTGCGGCGGGGCGCGATATCAGGCTGGCTGACGAAAAAGCGGTGATTTATACCGCAGGCCGGATTGCTGATTTGGCTAATGGGTTTGTCGTACCCGCCAATGCGCAGTTCAGCCAGGGCGGCGGCGACGTGAGCCTGGCGGCGGCAGGCGATATCGTGGGCATACCGTCGAAACAGCTCTATTCCAACTGGCTGTTTCGCCAGGGAAAGTTGAATGATGCCACTGGCGAATATACGCTCCAGCCTGCCTGGTGGGTGCGTTTCGACCAGTTCCAGCAGGGGATCGGTGCGCTGGGCGGCGGCAATGTCACGCTCACTGCCGGCGGTAAGGTGGAAAACGTTTCCGCCAGTACGCCGACGCAGGCGCGCATGATGGCGACTGCGCCGGATGCCGGTCAACTGGTGAAAACCGGCGGCGGTGATGTGCGGGTGGAGACCGGTGGCGATTTGCTGGGTGGCCAATATTATGCCGACCGTGGCGGCTTGGTACTGAAGGCGGGTGGCAAGGTGGACAGCGGGCAAGATGTGAGCGGTAGTCCACTTTACACCATCCTGGCGCTGGGTGACGCGCAGGCGCGGGTGCAGGCGCAGGGCGATGTCAATATCCACACGGTGCTGAATCCGCATCTGGTAGTTCAGTCATCTGGCAACAGTGCGGTGTTTAATATTAACAATGCAAACAATCCTGGCTGGAGCCTGTTTTCGACTTACGGCGCGGACAGCGGCGTGGATATGCAAAGCCTGGATGGCAAGGTGGCGCTTCACAATGGTGGAGGGGGAAGTACGGATATTGCGAGTAACCAGGGAGCTTACAGTAAAAACCAAGGTCCCAATGGCCCAGGGCTCAACTTCGGCATCTCCGGTAGCAGATGGCGACCGACGCTGCTTTCCCTTCTGCCGCCCAACCTGTCAGCCACGGCGTTTCAGAATGACATTTTCCTGAACGACGGTAACACCGACATCGTGTTAAGTCCCTCGGCGCGCGCGCAGTTGACGTTGCTGGCGGCAAATTCGATCAATATTCCCGCGAGTATAGTCATGAGCGACCGGGATCCTGCGCTGATACCGGATGCGATCAGGCCCGGCACAGAATACACCCAGTTTCCGACTACTCAACTGAGGCCCGAAGATGTTGTCCTTACTCATGCCGCCGTTCCCGTCCATACTGGTGATACCCAGCCGGCACGGGTCTACGCGGTGGCGGGGGATATCCGGGGCAACCAGGAGGGGCCTCCCAACCTGGACTTGGCCAAGGCAGTTCGGGTACGTGCGGGTCAGGATGTGCGCGATGTGGGCATTCTGGCGCAGCACGCCAATGCCGGCGATCTCAGCCAGGTGGTGGCGGGCAGGGATGTGGCCTTTATTTCGGGAAACGCCCGGACAGATAACGCCAAAATCTGGGTGGGTGGCCTGGGACGGCTGGAGGTGACCGCGGGACGTAATATCGACCTTGGAACATCGGCGGGCATCGTCAGCCGGGGCGACCTCGACAATGCCGAACTGCCCAGGGGCGGTGCCGATATTCATGTGGCGGCAGGGGTGGGTGCGCAGGGAATCGACTATACCGGCGCCGTTGACCGGCTGGCCGCCGAATTGGAAAAAGCAGGTAGCAACCCGGATGATGCCTTGCTATGGCAGGCACGCTGGCTGGTGGGGAACGCCGATTTGAACGGCGCCGATGCACTGGCGGCGGTCCAGGCGGTTCAGGCACTGGATGCGGATACCCAGCGCGGCATGGTGCGCGAGATGGTCTATACCGCCTTGCTGGTCACCGGTCGCGACACGAACAATCCTAACAGTCCGTTCGCGGGAGATTTTGAACGTGGCTATGCGACGCTGGATCTGGTGTTTCCGGGGATGCGCGAGAAGAATGACGATGGCAGCTTCAAGAATTACCAAGGGGAGATCAACCTGTTCGCCAGCCGCATCAAGACCGAGCGTGGCGGCAATATCGAATTCATGGTGCCTGGCGGCGACCTGATCGTCGGTCTCAGCAATACGCCGGCAGTGCTGGTGGATACCGGCAATGATGTCCTGGGTATGCTCACGGTGGCCGACGGTAATGTGCGTGGATTCACCCGCAACAATATCCTGGTCAATCAGTCGCGCATTCTGACCGTGGGCGGGGGGGATGTGCTGCTGTGGTCGAGCGAGGGCGATATCGACGCCGGCAAAGGCAAGAAGACGGCGACCGCGGTGCCGCCGCCGATCATCAAGGTGGATTCGCAGGGCAACGTGACGCAGGAATTGCAGGGCGCCGCTTCCGGCAGCGGGATCGGTGCGCTTTCCAGCGGCGGCAAGGTCGCGGGCGACATCGACCTGATCGCACCCAAGGGAACAGTGAATGCGGGCGACGCCGGCATCCGGGCGAACAACCTCAATATCGCCGCTTCGGTCGTGCTGGGCGCGGACAATATTGCCGTGGCCGGGACTTCCACCGGCACCCCGGTAGCGGATGCCAGCGCGGTCAGTGCCACTACCTCGGGCGCTGCTTCGCAAGGAGATGATGTATCCAAGGCGACGGCGGCTTTGTCTCAGAATCTGTCGGATGCCGCACGGACTGCCGACGCGATGAGAAAAATCAAACCCACCTTTATTTCAGCCGAGGTGATCGGGCGCGGGGAATAG
- a CDS encoding PEP-CTERM sorting domain-containing protein codes for MKLKALFIACTMSLALPAHAALTSSATDILDPQSIDFENFDGLITSGPEIVAPGVSFTGTPNSILGAYIADLGSNGIWGAGNHFAGTDIIGTLNFTFVNGLTQAAGAFLNSYDGSPVVISILGDNHQIIESHTVSMDTPDGLNSGSFFGITRTSADIRSISFSGQGLVVDDVTFATPIPEPEAYAMLLAGLGLVGWTARRRKTAISSNNPESAG; via the coding sequence ATAGCCTGCACCATGAGCCTTGCCCTGCCGGCTCATGCCGCACTCACCTCAAGCGCCACCGATATCCTTGATCCGCAAAGCATCGATTTCGAGAATTTTGACGGCCTTATCACCAGCGGCCCGGAGATCGTCGCACCCGGCGTAAGCTTCACCGGCACCCCGAACTCCATCCTGGGCGCGTATATCGCCGATCTGGGGAGCAATGGCATATGGGGCGCGGGCAATCATTTTGCTGGCACGGATATTATCGGCACGCTTAATTTCACCTTCGTCAATGGACTGACCCAAGCCGCGGGAGCCTTTCTTAACAGCTACGACGGCAGCCCCGTAGTCATCAGTATTTTGGGCGATAACCACCAAATCATTGAGTCTCATACCGTTAGTATGGATACACCGGATGGCCTCAATTCAGGGAGCTTCTTCGGCATCACGCGGACGAGCGCCGACATTCGCTCGATTTCGTTCAGCGGGCAAGGGCTGGTGGTCGACGACGTGACATTTGCAACTCCGATCCCGGAACCGGAGGCATACGCCATGCTCCTGGCGGGATTGGGCCTTGTAGGTTGGACAGCTCGCCGCCGTAAGACCGCAATAAGCAGCAATAACCCGGAATCCGCCGGTTGA